A region of the Halalkalicoccus subterraneus genome:
CAGGTCACGGTGTCGCCGACTTCGACGGTGTAGGCGTCGGGCAGGAACTCGTGGGCGCTCATCCCGATGTCGTGGCTCTCGGTCAGACTTGCGATGGCGGTACAGCCCCCTAAAGCGACAAGCGAGCCGCCGCCGACGGCAGCGAGGAACGCGCGCCGTTGCATACGATCGACTCGGATCCGGCGAGCCTATAGGCTGTCGGTCGCCGGTGTCGGGACGCGGCGACCCTGCATGCGCCCGATTCACAACGGATAAAAGTGCGGTGTGCGAGCGGGTGGTATGGACTTCGCGCCCCGTTTCGTCGGCCGGTTGGGGGTTGCCGACGCGGTCACGACGGGCAACGCCGCGCTCGGCTTTCTGTCGGCCGCGGTCGCGACGGTCGACGTGGCGCTCGCGGCGCAGTTCGTTCTGCTCGCGGCGGTTCTCGACGGTGTCGATGGCGTACTCGCCCGGCGCTACGGTGGCACGCGGGTCGGGCCATACCTCGATTCGCTCGCGGACGTCGCTTCCTTCGGCGTTGCCCCCGCCATGCTCGTGGTCGCGATCGTCGGCGACGACCTCGGCTCCGCGATCGAACGGGCCGTTGCCTTCGGGATTCCCGCGCTGTTCGTCGCGATGGCGGTCGTCCGACTGGGGCTGTATACGGCCTACGACGCGACCCGCACGACGACCGGCGGCGTGCCGAGCACCCTCGCGGCGACCACGCTCGGAG
Encoded here:
- a CDS encoding protein sorting system archaetidylserine synthase (This PssA-like phosphatidyltransferase, along with a PssD-like decarboxylase, is required in Haloarchaea for the archaeosortase ArtA to replace the PGF-CTERM sorting signal with a C-terminal lipid anchor.); amino-acid sequence: MDFAPRFVGRLGVADAVTTGNAALGFLSAAVATVDVALAAQFVLLAAVLDGVDGVLARRYGGTRVGPYLDSLADVASFGVAPAMLVVAIVGDDLGSAIERAVAFGIPALFVAMAVVRLGLYTAYDATRTTTGGVPSTLAATTLGAAVLAGVETPAAVLAITAAFCYLMVSPIEYPDLLARDALLMGVVHVLAVVIPGFQGGMFPVALLTLSLAYLLLGPWLYWGEAERDGEGKRS